GAACAGAACAAGCTTTCATACCTCATAATTACAATGAGGTTATTGCTAGTATTGTCAGGAAATCTACTAGACAAACAGGATAAAGCCTAAGAACCGAAAAATCACTGAGAATTATCAAGGAATTTATAGGAAAAAATCATGACCAATACAACCAATGATTCCAAAATTCTGTTGAAGATGGGAATAAACGTTGAAGAAGCTGAGAAGTTACTCAGTTTTAAAAATGAAAATGATGAGTATTTATATGACTCAGCATTTAAAATTATGTGAGATTGAAAAGGTAAAAGACACAAGCACAGAGCAAGAGGCTAAAGATATTTACCAGAAAGCTTTTGCAAGGTGTAAGTTCTCTTCTGTTTAAGTTGAGTAACGAAAACAACAAATACTGATTTAAAAAATTGTAGAGAGGAAAAATATGACAAATGAAAATACCGTTAACGATTCTCAACTTCGTCTAGAGAAGATGGGAATCAAAGGAGAAATAGCTAATAAACTACTGAGCTTTAAAAATGAAGGTGGTGAGTTAGAATACGACTCAGCATTTAAAATCACGGATTTGTCTGAGAATACCTTTGTTGATAGAGTAAAAAACACAATTTCAGTAGAAGAAGCTAAGGAGATCTATCAAAAGGCTTTAAACAGAAGAGAATTTGTTTCCCATTATATTAAAAATGCAAGAGATATAAACGAACCACACTACCGAGCATTACGTGTCTGCAATATTGACCATGATACAGCAGCTCAGTGTAAAAAAATTATACAAAATTTGTAAGGAGAACAATATGACAAAAATAGTTGAAAATACATTTGGAACAGAAAATGTTTATTCTGAATGCGATGACTGCCAGTCAGTTTTAAGCCCAGCAGCTTATTTCGTTAAGCTTATGGAAACTGTTGAAAAATACATTAAACCCAACACACTGAATTCACGACGTCCTGATTTGGAGAATATTAAATTAGACTGTGATAATACTAATAAGGAAAAACTATATCTGGAAGTTGCCAATCAGATAATGGAGGAGAAGCTCAAAAAAGAATCAAAAGGAAACATACTACAAAAATTAGCAACAGCTAAGTATCCATTTAATTTACCAGCTAACTTTCCCTTAATTGGTATACGTGCTTATCTTAAGGAGCATGAAATAAGTTTAGCAGAGATGTATAAAATACTAATAAAAGATGCTGACACAACTGCAGAATCCTTACATCTTTCACCAGAAGCTTATCAAATAATCATTTCTACAGAGAAAACAGAATCTCATTTAAAAGAAGTATATGGAGTTGATAATTTAGAAGGACTAGCAAAAGTTGATTTATTTATTGCTAAAGCTAATATAAGTTATGATGAATTAGAGTTATTGCTTGATAGTTATAACAAAATTAAAAAACTTGCTGATTCGGCAAAACTAACAATTAAAGATAAAACTATCAATAATATTGATAATAATGCGTTGGGATTTTTACACCGTTTTATTCGTCTGGCAGTACAACTTGATTGGTCATTTACTGAGTTAGGCCAAATTTTATTAATTATCGATAAAAATGAAATTAATGCTGATACTATAAAGTTAATAGCGGCAGTTAAGAATCTGCAAAATAAATTAAAACAACCTTTGAACAAAATATCCGAACTTTGTTATTCCTCAGTTGATTTTTTTGTTACTAATAAAGTTCCCGAAGAATTTCGAGAGCTGTTAAAAAAAGACTATCAACAGTTTCAGGACATAATAGATGCTAATGTCAAAATCAGCAGCACATTACAAGATATTTTAAAAGTTGATGGTAATGAGTTATCCTATTTAGTTAATTATAATGATACTAAAGATAAGTCTAAATCTTCCGGAAACTTGAGGTTTTTAAGAATATATAAGCAAGTTTCATTAGCAAAAGTAGTAGGCATACCAATATTGGAGCTTATTAAATTTTTATCACAATTACAAATTACTGAACTAAATTTTACAAATATAGAACACGTAATTGAATTAAACGACTGGTTGAAAAAGTACTCAATCACTATTGCACAACTAAATGATCTGCTCAATCCTCCTATTTCTTTTCAAGAACAAGTAAGTAAAATAGAGGAAGAAATAGAAAGGCAATCTCAATCATCAGAGCTTTCAAGAGAAGAACTTCTTTATAACATAATATCTCAATATGTAGAAGTACAAACAGATCTATTCAATGCTATTTATGAATTTACTAAAAAGTATAAAGGATCTAAGGTACCAGTAAAACCACTCCTACAAAATATTGCTATATTTAAAGCCTTAAAATTATCAGCAGAAGACGTCAATAATATTACAAAACATGGTGACTTTTATGGGATAGTTTCAAATTGGTCATTAGAACAGATTAAAACTATCGTAAGCTATAAGGTTCTAACAGATCAATTTTCTAATAACGATATTACCTTTTCAAAGTATACAGATTGGTTACGTGGAACAGACTATAAAGAAAGTGAAGTTATAGAGAAGATAGAATCACTCACTAACTGGAACAGGAATACGCTGAAAAAGATAAAGGAGATAGAAATATTTAAAGAAAATTTCACTAAAGAAAAAAACTCTATAGAATCTTTAACAAAAATTAAGCTTGTTATGGATGTAGTAACCGAATCTGGAATTAATGACGTAGCTTTATTAGAATTAAGAGATTTATATAATTTAAAAGTAAAGGATGAAAGTGATTGGAGAAAATATAATGATACTCTAGGTAACTTAGAATTATCAGGAAATGACGAAGTTAAAGAAAGAGTGAAAAAATATTTAGCCGAGCAAAAACGTGATATTCTAGCAAGATATTTAGTACACATACTCAAGATTAAAGATATGCGAGAATTATATTCGCATTTATTGATAGATGTTGAAATGAGTGATTGCTCAAAGATATCACCTTTAAAAGCAGCACTAAACAGTGTGCAACTATATATTCACCGCTCTATAATGGGCTTAGAAAAAGATGTCACTATTGATAAAGAGCTAAATGAGGAGAAATGGAAATGGCTATCGAGTTATCGAGAATGGGAAGCAATCAGTAAGATAAACTTATATCCTGAAAATTATTTAAATCCTACTTTACAGAAGATAATAAGCCCAGAATATAAAACACTACAAAACACCTTAATGCAAGGAAATATTACAGATGAAGCAGTAAGCAATGGATACCTCAAGTATTTTGAAGATTTCGAAGGAGTTTCAACTTTAAAAATAGTAGATAGTTATTTTGAAGAAGTAGAGGATAAAATTTTTGGAGCAAAAAAAGATACTCTGTATATTATAGGACGGACAATTGCCCAGCCATACAACTATTACTACCGCACAGCAGTCTTCGATAAAGATAACGAAAAATTTGTCTATTGGACTGCCTGGGAAAAAATTGAGTCAGCAATTCCAGCAAAAACTGTAACGCCAATTTATGCATTCAATAGACTATTTATTTTTTGGTTACAACAAGTTACGAAGAAAGAAAGTGAAAAGGGCAAGCAAGATGATTTATCTGATAAAATTTATGCAACAATCAATTATATCTTTCAGAAACCAAGTGGCAGTTGGTCAGCACCACATGAGTTAGCAAGTAGTATTAAAATAGATAAAGCTGAGGAAAAAAATAAATTACACTGGAAAAAAGTGGCAGCTTTTTATCTAAGAGAGAAAGAAGGAGAAGAGGGACGTATTATAATTTTAATGGGTGAAATGAAAGAGGATGAAACTTTCAATTTATTTACCCTAGATGAGGATCTAACTGTCGAAAATAGGAATGGGAAATTTGCTGATTTTTCTTTAGAAGGAGAGCGCTACTCCTGTGCTATAGATAAGGATAAAAAAGATCAACTTTTTCTGAGATTGACCAAAAATATTTTTAAAAGTAATGCTACCAATCAAATTGATAGTGATAATGAAAATAATTTTATTCCAGGTGAAACAAAACTGCTTGGGGATTTTAAAATCTCTCTAGCTCAGCAAGTAATGAACAAACCAGGATGGTTCATTATTGAAGGAAATCTTAAAGGTGAAAACGTCCATGAGTCATTTCTATTGTTTACCAATAAGGCATATGACTTGAGTAGAATTAGTGAAAAATCAACCTATGAAATTATTGATCAAAAGAAATTAGAATGTAAATATAACAGTCCGGCTCCAAAGATGCCAATAGAAGATGTCTCATTTACATTTGTGAGATTAAATATTACTGGTAATGTCCGTGAATTACGTAAAAAAGCTTATTTAGGTAATCCTAAGAGGGTTTTAACTTTAGATTCACAAAAGTTTGAACAACTTAAATTTAACAGATTTGAGCCAACCGCAAAAGTGAGTCATCCACCAGGCAATACTCTAGATTTTAATGGTGCTTATGGTATTTACCTGTGGGAAATATTCTATCACATACCAACACTGATTGCTTGGCATTTAAATCAAGAACAAGATTTTTCTATAGCACAGAAGTGGTATCAATATATTCTAGATCCTAATAACACCGAACAGCCGTGGCAGTTTTTACCTTTTATTCAAGGGAAAAACATTATAGATTATTTAAAAGACTCTCAGACAAAAACGGAGTTAGAAATAGATCCATATGATCCATATATTATTGCAAAGCAAAATATAGAATCATTTAAAAAGTACATCATAATTTCTTATGTAGACAATCTAATTGACTGGGGGAATATGCTCTTTGCTAAAGGATCATGGGAAGGATTAAATCAAGCTACTATGATATATATTAGAGCTTGGGATTTACTTGGACCTAAACCCATTAAAAATGGTAAACATGAAACTATTGCTAAAAGCTTTAAAGAATTAAAAGGCTTAAGTATAGCTCAAATGGAAGCAAAATTACCAGCTAGTGCTCAAAATATACAAATACCTTATAAAAGACGATCCATTAATGAAATTATTAATATTACAAAATATGATGATTATTTCTGCACGCCTCCAAATAAAGAGTTTATCGACTTATGGAATAGAATTGAAGACGAGCTTTATAAAATAAGACATTGTTTAGATAGGACTGGAAAAAGTTCAGTATTACCTTTGTTTGACTCACCAATAGATCCCAATCAAAGAGTTGCTGAAACTAGTAGTGGTAATAATATCGAAATACCTGGTCAGTCTATACCACATTACCGATTTAGTTACATGATTTCTTATGCTAAATCAATAGTGGAAACTGTAATTCAATTTGGTAACGAGTTATTAAGTGTACTTGAGAAAAAAGATACTGAAACACTAGCTGTCCTTTACAACAAACAAGAAGGAATAATGGCTAATCTCATTACATCAATTAAAGAAAAAATTATAGAAGCTTTAAAAAAGGAGAAAGATGGACTGAATGAAAGTCTACTAAATGCTAAGAATCGTCAATCACACTATGAAAGACTAATTATCAATGATTTGTCAGCTGGCGAAAAAGAAGCAATAGCACTCTCTAGCACAGCGATTGATGTAAGAACAGGGGTTGCGGTTACCAGAGGAGTTGCTGCTGCTGCACACTTGATACCTACAGTCTACGGTCTTGCCGTAGGAGCTTTTCAACCAGGTAATGCTATCGAAGTAGGAGCGAATATAGCTGAATCAGCAGCAATGATTTTAAATGAAAAAGCACAAATAGCTTATACTACGGAGAACTACAGAAGACGTGCTGAAGATTGGGAGTTGCAAAAGGCTATGGCTTCTTACGATACAGAGCAGATTAACTATCAAATAGAAGCAAATAAAATTTATCAAGAGAATGCTATACAAGATCTTAAAGTCCATAAAAAATCAATAGAACAAATTAAGGAAAAAGAAGAGTTCTTTAGAAGTAAGTTTACTAATCGGGAGTTGTATAATTGGATGAGGGGACAGATAGCACGTGTGTACTTTCAAGCTTATAAAATGGCATTGGAAGTTGCTGTGCAAGCAGAAAAAGCTTATCAATATGAACTTAACAATAATAAGTCATATATCACAGCTAACTCTTGGAATAGTATGAAAGAAGGACTGCTTGCTGGAAACAACTTAAAGTTTCAACTTGAAGAAATGATAAAGAACTATAACAATGATAATAAAAGAGCTCTTGAAATCACTAAAGTAATTTCTTTAAAACAAATGGATCCTTTGGCACTTCATGAACTCAAAAATAAAGGCAGTTGTAAGTTTAGTTTTACAGAAAAATTGTTTGATCTAGACTTTCCTGGTCATTATTGTCGTAAGATAAAGAACATAAGAATTACTGTTCCTGCAGTAGTTGGTCCTTATGAAAATATTCATGCCAGCTTGCAGCAAACAAGTAATAAGGTAGTACTTAAAGATGATATTAATGCAATAAAGTTCTTGTTAGGGGAAAAAGGTATTAATCAACCAGACAGTAATGTCCTAAGAACAGATTTTAAACCGAACCAGCAAATAGCGATATCAAAAGGAGATCAAGATAGTGGATTATTTGAACTTAACTTTAACGATGAACGTTATTTGCCTTTTGAAGGTACAGGAGTGGTTTCTGATTGGGAATTAAATCTTCCTCAAGGAACTAATAGGTTTAATGTTAGTACTATCTCTGATGTGATAATACATGTTGATTATACAGCATTTGATGGAGGAAAAGGATTCAGACAAGATGTACAGAACCTTTCTACACTCAAACGCATATCTGAAATGTTGCTTTTAAATCTCAGTGTAGCTTATCCTGATACCTGGGAGAAATTTAAGCAAAAATACGATGAATTAACATTTAAACCATCTGCTGAGATCTTTCCTACTTACGTTAAGAACCCAGAAATTGGCGATAGCATTTATGTTTTTCCTACACCACAGGCTCCTAATATGAAAATAACAGTAAATAGCTGTAATTGGGATCCAAAGTCGTACAAGATCA
This sequence is a window from Wolbachia endosymbiont (group B) of Protocalliphora azurea. Protein-coding genes within it:
- a CDS encoding neuraminidase-like domain-containing protein is translated as MTKIVENTFGTENVYSECDDCQSVLSPAAYFVKLMETVEKYIKPNTLNSRRPDLENIKLDCDNTNKEKLYLEVANQIMEEKLKKESKGNILQKLATAKYPFNLPANFPLIGIRAYLKEHEISLAEMYKILIKDADTTAESLHLSPEAYQIIISTEKTESHLKEVYGVDNLEGLAKVDLFIAKANISYDELELLLDSYNKIKKLADSAKLTIKDKTINNIDNNALGFLHRFIRLAVQLDWSFTELGQILLIIDKNEINADTIKLIAAVKNLQNKLKQPLNKISELCYSSVDFFVTNKVPEEFRELLKKDYQQFQDIIDANVKISSTLQDILKVDGNELSYLVNYNDTKDKSKSSGNLRFLRIYKQVSLAKVVGIPILELIKFLSQLQITELNFTNIEHVIELNDWLKKYSITIAQLNDLLNPPISFQEQVSKIEEEIERQSQSSELSREELLYNIISQYVEVQTDLFNAIYEFTKKYKGSKVPVKPLLQNIAIFKALKLSAEDVNNITKHGDFYGIVSNWSLEQIKTIVSYKVLTDQFSNNDITFSKYTDWLRGTDYKESEVIEKIESLTNWNRNTLKKIKEIEIFKENFTKEKNSIESLTKIKLVMDVVTESGINDVALLELRDLYNLKVKDESDWRKYNDTLGNLELSGNDEVKERVKKYLAEQKRDILARYLVHILKIKDMRELYSHLLIDVEMSDCSKISPLKAALNSVQLYIHRSIMGLEKDVTIDKELNEEKWKWLSSYREWEAISKINLYPENYLNPTLQKIISPEYKTLQNTLMQGNITDEAVSNGYLKYFEDFEGVSTLKIVDSYFEEVEDKIFGAKKDTLYIIGRTIAQPYNYYYRTAVFDKDNEKFVYWTAWEKIESAIPAKTVTPIYAFNRLFIFWLQQVTKKESEKGKQDDLSDKIYATINYIFQKPSGSWSAPHELASSIKIDKAEEKNKLHWKKVAAFYLREKEGEEGRIIILMGEMKEDETFNLFTLDEDLTVENRNGKFADFSLEGERYSCAIDKDKKDQLFLRLTKNIFKSNATNQIDSDNENNFIPGETKLLGDFKISLAQQVMNKPGWFIIEGNLKGENVHESFLLFTNKAYDLSRISEKSTYEIIDQKKLECKYNSPAPKMPIEDVSFTFVRLNITGNVRELRKKAYLGNPKRVLTLDSQKFEQLKFNRFEPTAKVSHPPGNTLDFNGAYGIYLWEIFYHIPTLIAWHLNQEQDFSIAQKWYQYILDPNNTEQPWQFLPFIQGKNIIDYLKDSQTKTELEIDPYDPYIIAKQNIESFKKYIIISYVDNLIDWGNMLFAKGSWEGLNQATMIYIRAWDLLGPKPIKNGKHETIAKSFKELKGLSIAQMEAKLPASAQNIQIPYKRRSINEIINITKYDDYFCTPPNKEFIDLWNRIEDELYKIRHCLDRTGKSSVLPLFDSPIDPNQRVAETSSGNNIEIPGQSIPHYRFSYMISYAKSIVETVIQFGNELLSVLEKKDTETLAVLYNKQEGIMANLITSIKEKIIEALKKEKDGLNESLLNAKNRQSHYERLIINDLSAGEKEAIALSSTAIDVRTGVAVTRGVAAAAHLIPTVYGLAVGAFQPGNAIEVGANIAESAAMILNEKAQIAYTTENYRRRAEDWELQKAMASYDTEQINYQIEANKIYQENAIQDLKVHKKSIEQIKEKEEFFRSKFTNRELYNWMRGQIARVYFQAYKMALEVAVQAEKAYQYELNNNKSYITANSWNSMKEGLLAGNNLKFQLEEMIKNYNNDNKRALEITKVISLKQMDPLALHELKNKGSCKFSFTEKLFDLDFPGHYCRKIKNIRITVPAVVGPYENIHASLQQTSNKVVLKDDINAIKFLLGEKGINQPDSNVLRTDFKPNQQIAISKGDQDSGLFELNFNDERYLPFEGTGVVSDWELNLPQGTNRFNVSTISDVIIHVDYTAFDGGKGFRQDVQNLSTLKRISEMLLLNLSVAYPDTWEKFKQKYDELTFKPSAEIFPTYVKNPEIGDSIYVFPTPQAPNMKITVNSCNWDPKSYKINIDKSSIKLDSDWKLKAAGTSSIDEITIIIPYTGEINWS